In one Bryobacteraceae bacterium genomic region, the following are encoded:
- a CDS encoding catalase, with the protein MPERLTTTGGAPVADNQNSLTAGPRGPVLLEDYQLIEKLAHQNRERIPERVVHAKGWGAFGTLTITNDLSAYTKAKIFSAAGKTTDLLIRFSTVAGEQGAADAERDVRGFAIKFYTEEGNWDLVGNNTPVFFIRDPLKFPDFIHTQKRHPKTNLRSPTAMWDFWSLSPESLHQVTILMSDRGLPVSPRFMNGYGSHTYSFWNVKGERFWVKFHFKTMQGHRFLTNEEAGRVIGRTRESYQEDLYGSIDAGDYPRWKLQVQIMPEADAEKTPYNPFDLTKVWPHADYPMIDVGIMELNRNPDNYFAEVEQAAFSPSNKAPGIGYSPDKMLQARVFSYADAHRYRLGTHYEALPVNAPKCPVHHYHKDGAMRFFRNDTGNPDAYYEPNSFGGPKQDAAAGEPPLRISGDAARYDHREGNDDFSQPRALFRLFDAGQRGRLFSNIAEAMAGVPESIVERQLALFDRVDPEYGKGVRAALGAKQPAGATR; encoded by the coding sequence ATGCCGGAAAGACTCACAACCACCGGTGGCGCGCCCGTCGCCGACAACCAGAACTCCCTCACCGCCGGACCGCGCGGTCCGGTGCTGCTCGAGGACTATCAGCTCATCGAGAAACTGGCCCATCAGAACCGGGAGCGAATTCCCGAGCGCGTGGTTCATGCCAAGGGCTGGGGCGCCTTCGGGACGCTGACGATCACCAATGATCTCTCCGCTTACACGAAGGCGAAGATCTTCTCGGCGGCTGGAAAGACGACAGACCTGCTGATCCGTTTTTCGACGGTCGCCGGAGAGCAGGGCGCGGCCGACGCCGAACGCGACGTGCGCGGCTTCGCCATCAAGTTCTACACCGAGGAAGGCAACTGGGACCTCGTGGGCAACAACACGCCCGTGTTCTTCATTCGCGATCCGTTGAAGTTTCCCGATTTCATCCACACGCAGAAGCGGCATCCCAAGACGAACCTCCGCAGTCCGACCGCGATGTGGGACTTCTGGTCATTGAGTCCGGAGAGCCTCCACCAGGTGACGATTCTCATGTCGGACCGCGGCCTCCCGGTGAGCCCGCGCTTCATGAACGGCTACGGGAGCCACACCTACAGCTTTTGGAACGTCAAGGGCGAGCGGTTTTGGGTGAAGTTCCACTTCAAGACCATGCAGGGCCACCGGTTCCTGACCAACGAAGAGGCCGGCCGCGTGATCGGCCGCACGCGCGAAAGCTACCAGGAAGATCTCTATGGTTCGATCGACGCAGGCGACTACCCGCGCTGGAAGCTGCAGGTGCAGATCATGCCGGAGGCGGACGCGGAGAAAACGCCGTACAATCCCTTCGATCTCACCAAGGTCTGGCCGCACGCCGATTACCCGATGATCGATGTGGGGATCATGGAGTTGAACCGGAACCCGGACAACTACTTCGCCGAGGTGGAGCAGGCGGCGTTCAGCCCGTCGAACAAGGCGCCGGGCATCGGCTACAGCCCCGACAAGATGCTGCAGGCGCGGGTGTTCTCCTACGCCGATGCGCATCGCTACCGGTTGGGCACGCACTATGAGGCGCTGCCGGTGAACGCACCGAAGTGCCCGGTGCACCACTATCACAAAGATGGCGCGATGCGATTCTTCCGCAACGATACGGGGAACCCAGACGCCTACTACGAGCCCAACAGCTTTGGCGGGCCGAAGCAGGACGCCGCCGCGGGCGAGCCGCCGCTGCGCATTTCCGGCGACGCGGCCCGGTACGACCACCGCGAGGGCAACGACGATTTCAGCCAGCCTCGCGCCCTGTTCCGGTTGTTCGACGCCGGTCAGCGCGGGCGCCTGTTCTCGAATATCGCCGAGGCGATGGCGGGCGTTCCGGAGTCGATCGTCGAACGGCAACTGGCGCTGTTCGATCGGGTGGATCCGGAGTACGGCAAGGGTGTCCGGGCGGCGCTTGGCGCGAAGCAGCCGGCCGGCGCGACGCGATAA
- a CDS encoding TonB-dependent receptor, with product MQQKTPDKVVFGAGSAAGKILLCGLMAGLLTAPARAVEPKTLGGVLTGRVTDAAGVPQMGAAVLLYNRYEKLVGRVLTNERGGFLFDSLVPDNYSLRVTLASFVPALKRNVAIQPGMRSFLAINLTSVLSSIELIYTAPGQRAFMSEDWKWVLRSSQSTRPVLRLLPGVDISDPNRPRARRGDIFSGTKGVLRLSSGDAGELSSAGSQTDLGTAFALATSIYGSNQLSVSGNLGYASHTGTSTAGFSTSFTRGPAGDGHSPEVNVTMRQIFLPARIGSSLAAGQSDNIPALQTLTATFVDHRQLTDTLEIEYGASMESVAFLNRLNYLSPFGRARWGSDEDGAFEVAFSSGAPATQLLESSAPNRNELQQNLTALALFPRVSLRNGQALVQRTENIEVGYRRKIRGRTVAVSAYRERVSNAAINASAGQGVFGGNDLLPDLASNTSVFNAGRFKRMGYEASITQPLGEDTAATVAYGYAGALSVGDGRMVTANSDELRDKIDSAMRQAITVRMTGRAPRAGTRYAASYQFTDYGMLHPVHLSLTQRSTMEPGLNLYLRQPIPRVGLLPGRLEATAELRNMLAQGYLSVATPNGQRLVLIQSPRAVRGGLSLIF from the coding sequence GTGCAACAGAAAACGCCGGACAAGGTCGTCTTCGGGGCGGGTTCCGCCGCAGGGAAGATCCTCCTGTGTGGACTGATGGCCGGCTTGCTTACCGCGCCCGCGAGAGCCGTCGAGCCGAAAACGCTCGGCGGCGTGCTCACCGGCCGCGTTACCGATGCGGCGGGAGTGCCGCAGATGGGCGCCGCGGTCCTCCTCTACAACCGCTATGAGAAATTGGTGGGCCGTGTGCTCACCAACGAGCGCGGCGGTTTCCTTTTTGACTCCCTGGTCCCAGACAACTACTCGCTGCGCGTCACCTTGGCGAGCTTCGTTCCGGCGCTTAAACGGAACGTCGCGATCCAGCCGGGAATGCGCAGCTTCCTCGCCATCAACCTCACCAGCGTCCTCAGTTCCATTGAGTTGATCTACACCGCGCCCGGCCAGCGGGCGTTCATGAGCGAAGACTGGAAATGGGTGCTCCGGAGCTCGCAATCCACACGGCCGGTCCTCCGGCTGCTGCCGGGCGTCGATATCAGCGATCCAAACCGCCCCCGCGCGCGCCGCGGCGATATCTTCTCCGGCACCAAAGGCGTCCTCCGGCTCTCCTCGGGCGATGCGGGCGAGCTCTCCTCGGCCGGCTCACAAACCGATCTCGGCACCGCCTTCGCGCTGGCCACCTCCATCTACGGATCGAACCAGCTCTCGGTAAGCGGCAACCTCGGCTACGCCTCGCACACCGGCACGTCGACGGCGGGCTTCAGCACGTCGTTCACGCGCGGCCCGGCCGGCGACGGCCACAGCCCCGAGGTGAACGTGACGATGCGGCAGATTTTCCTCCCGGCGCGAATCGGCTCCTCGCTCGCCGCCGGCCAGTCCGACAACATTCCCGCCCTGCAGACGCTCACGGCCACCTTCGTCGATCATCGGCAGTTAACCGACACGCTCGAAATCGAATACGGCGCATCAATGGAATCTGTCGCGTTTCTGAACCGGTTGAACTACCTGAGTCCGTTCGGACGGGCCCGTTGGGGGTCCGACGAAGACGGCGCTTTCGAAGTCGCCTTCAGTTCCGGCGCGCCGGCCACCCAATTGCTCGAATCCTCCGCGCCGAACCGGAACGAACTGCAACAGAACCTCACGGCCCTCGCCTTGTTCCCGCGCGTCTCGCTGCGAAACGGCCAGGCGCTCGTGCAGCGTACCGAAAACATTGAGGTCGGCTACCGGCGAAAGATCCGGGGCCGGACCGTCGCCGTTTCCGCCTACCGGGAGCGGGTGTCGAACGCCGCCATCAACGCCTCGGCCGGGCAAGGCGTTTTCGGCGGAAACGACCTGCTGCCGGATCTCGCGTCGAACACGTCCGTCTTCAACGCCGGCCGCTTCAAACGCATGGGCTACGAAGCCTCGATCACGCAGCCGCTCGGCGAGGACACGGCAGCCACCGTCGCCTATGGTTATGCCGGCGCTCTTTCGGTCGGCGATGGCCGCATGGTAACGGCGAACTCCGACGAACTCAGGGACAAGATCGATTCAGCGATGCGCCAGGCGATCACTGTCCGCATGACCGGCCGGGCGCCCCGCGCGGGAACCCGCTACGCCGCCAGCTACCAGTTCACCGACTACGGCATGCTTCACCCGGTGCATCTGTCGCTCACCCAGCGCTCGACGATGGAGCCGGGGTTGAACCTCTACCTCCGCCAGCCGATCCCCCGCGTGGGCCTGCTCCCGGGACGCCTGGAGGCCACCGCCGAACTGCGCAACATGCTCGCGCAGGGTTATCTCTCGGTAGCCACGCCCAACGGCCAGCGCCTGGTTCTGATCCAGTCTCCGCGCGCAGTCCGCGGCGGCCTCAGCCTGATTTTTTAG
- a CDS encoding sugar phosphate isomerase/epimerase family protein, producing the protein MNRRHFFSLATATAALTPAASAARLPIRKAVLMSMLPKDMPLADSFKMAREIGFEQIECPQIDDPARAEEIRKASDTSGLKIHSVMNGDHWRYPLSSGDKEVVDRSMKAMRTSLHNAKLWGADTVLLVPAVVNPETSYKDAWTRSQRQIRELMPLAEDLKVIIAVEEVWNKFLLSPLEFAHYVDEFKSPWVKAYFDVGNVVLFSYPQDWIRTLGSRIVKLHFKDFKFRQAPGSGKREAEFVNLREGDIDWKAIHAALADINYRGSATVELRGGDREYLADVSKRFDQILEGV; encoded by the coding sequence ATGAACCGCCGGCACTTTTTCTCCCTCGCCACCGCCACCGCAGCGCTCACTCCCGCCGCCTCCGCCGCCCGGCTTCCCATTCGAAAAGCCGTCCTGATGAGCATGCTTCCCAAGGACATGCCACTCGCCGACAGCTTCAAGATGGCGCGCGAAATCGGCTTCGAACAGATCGAATGCCCGCAAATCGACGACCCCGCCCGCGCCGAGGAGATCCGCAAGGCCTCCGACACGAGCGGCCTCAAGATCCACTCGGTGATGAACGGGGATCATTGGCGGTACCCGCTTTCCTCGGGCGACAAAGAAGTCGTCGATCGCAGCATGAAGGCGATGCGCACCAGCCTCCACAACGCCAAGCTCTGGGGCGCCGACACGGTTCTGCTCGTCCCCGCCGTGGTAAACCCGGAGACTTCGTACAAGGATGCCTGGACTCGCTCCCAGCGTCAGATCCGGGAACTCATGCCGCTCGCCGAGGATCTGAAAGTCATCATCGCCGTCGAAGAAGTTTGGAACAAGTTCCTCCTCTCGCCGCTCGAATTCGCCCACTACGTCGACGAATTCAAGAGCCCCTGGGTGAAGGCCTATTTCGACGTCGGCAACGTCGTCCTCTTCTCCTACCCGCAGGACTGGATCCGCACGCTCGGAAGCCGCATCGTCAAACTCCATTTCAAGGACTTCAAGTTCCGCCAGGCGCCCGGTTCCGGCAAGCGCGAAGCCGAATTTGTCAATCTCCGCGAAGGCGACATCGACTGGAAAGCCATCCACGCCGCGCTCGCCGACATCAACTATCGCGGCAGCGCTACCGTTGAGCTGCGCGGCGGCGACCGCGAGTACCTTGCCGACGTCAGCAAACGCTTCGACCAGATTCTGGAAGGCGTCTAG
- a CDS encoding GWxTD domain-containing protein — MNPKTFIAIHMAAALIAFGPTAAGADKKASSSGDKRETIAKPLSEKERRKREARLRKELETPWRKWLQEDVTYIITDEERTSWKRLQTDEEREQFVESFWLRRDPTPDSQENEYKEEHYRRIAYANERFASGIPGWKTDRGRIYITFGPPDENESHPSGGTYERPIEEGGGTTSTYPFEKWRYRWIEGIGSDIIIEFVDPTMTGEYRMTMDPSEKDALLYVPNAGLTLYEQLGLSSKTDRFSRTDGTRLGTGNQPLPMRMNQFERLQQFARLQKAPAIKFKDLEAAVTSSIRYNTLPITVRADYIRMTNSTVLTNVSALLEKKDLQFNDKEGVSKAVVNIYGRITSMSRRVVNVFEDVVTVEVPSDLLQEAIKGSSVYQKSIPLPPGMYRLNLVVKDLVGNNMTNYELALNVPRFEDDTLGMSSLILADTIEKVPTKSIGTGQFVIGSHKVRPRINDTFRRNEKLGIYVQFYNFAPDEKTQKPNATVEYELVRNGSDKKVFEYTEEVSKIEGASANQYTVEKILPLQNLEPGEYTLRMKVVDRNADNATLAPAATFKVM; from the coding sequence ATGAATCCAAAGACGTTTATCGCGATCCACATGGCTGCGGCGCTGATCGCCTTCGGGCCCACGGCGGCCGGGGCCGACAAGAAAGCATCCTCCTCCGGCGACAAGCGCGAGACAATCGCCAAACCGCTGAGTGAAAAAGAACGCCGGAAGCGCGAGGCGCGCCTCCGCAAGGAACTGGAGACCCCGTGGCGCAAGTGGCTCCAGGAGGACGTTACGTACATCATCACCGACGAAGAGCGAACGTCCTGGAAGAGGCTCCAGACCGACGAGGAGCGCGAGCAGTTCGTCGAGTCGTTCTGGCTCCGCCGCGACCCAACGCCGGATTCGCAGGAAAACGAGTACAAAGAAGAACACTACCGCCGCATCGCCTACGCCAACGAGCGGTTCGCCAGCGGCATCCCCGGCTGGAAGACAGACCGTGGGCGCATCTATATCACTTTCGGTCCCCCCGACGAAAACGAGTCCCACCCCTCCGGCGGCACCTACGAACGGCCGATCGAGGAAGGCGGCGGCACCACGTCCACCTATCCCTTCGAGAAATGGCGCTACCGCTGGATCGAAGGAATCGGCAGCGACATCATTATTGAATTCGTCGACCCGACGATGACCGGTGAGTACCGGATGACGATGGACCCGTCCGAGAAGGACGCTCTCCTCTACGTTCCCAACGCCGGCCTCACGCTGTATGAACAGCTCGGCCTGTCATCCAAGACGGACCGGTTCAGCCGCACGGACGGAACCCGCCTCGGGACGGGCAACCAGCCGCTGCCGATGCGCATGAACCAGTTCGAGCGGCTACAGCAGTTCGCCCGCCTGCAGAAGGCGCCGGCGATCAAGTTCAAGGACCTCGAAGCCGCGGTTACCTCCTCGATCCGGTACAACACTCTGCCGATCACGGTCCGTGCCGACTACATCCGGATGACCAACTCCACCGTACTCACGAATGTGTCGGCCCTGCTCGAGAAGAAGGACCTCCAGTTCAACGACAAGGAAGGCGTCTCGAAGGCCGTAGTCAACATCTACGGACGGATCACATCAATGTCCCGCCGGGTAGTGAACGTGTTCGAAGACGTTGTGACGGTGGAGGTGCCGAGCGACCTCCTACAGGAAGCCATCAAAGGCAGTTCCGTCTATCAGAAGTCAATTCCGCTGCCGCCCGGCATGTACCGGTTGAACCTCGTGGTGAAAGACCTGGTGGGCAACAACATGACCAACTACGAGTTGGCGTTGAACGTGCCGCGGTTCGAGGACGATACGCTCGGCATGAGCAGCCTGATCCTGGCTGACACGATTGAGAAGGTCCCCACGAAATCGATCGGCACCGGGCAGTTCGTGATCGGCTCTCACAAAGTGCGCCCGCGGATCAACGATACCTTCCGGCGCAACGAAAAGCTGGGGATCTACGTGCAGTTCTACAACTTCGCCCCAGACGAAAAGACCCAAAAGCCGAACGCCACCGTCGAGTACGAGCTCGTCCGGAACGGCAGCGACAAGAAGGTCTTCGAGTACACCGAGGAAGTGTCGAAAATCGAAGGCGCTTCGGCCAATCAGTACACCGTGGAGAAAATCCTCCCGCTGCAGAATCTGGAGCCGGGCGAGTACACTCTTAGGATGAAGGTGGTTGACCGCAACGCCGACAATGCAACGTTGGCGCCGGCGGCCACGTTCAAGGTAATGTAG
- the sppA gene encoding signal peptide peptidase SppA — protein MKKFLLGLLAGFVMAGMAAVITFFAAVKLGDRRPSVPSNSALVLKLEGAIPEQSPVDIPIPMFRSQTPMTMVELWSMLRRAESDSRIKALILEPSGVGAGWGQMQEIRDALLRVRKAGKPIYAYLRYPTAREYYLATAADKIYLTSEDVLYLKGLRAEVEFYRETLAKIGVKMEVETAGKYKDAADQYSRDSLTPESREVINSLLDTLYAHITGVIAEGRKMPVQRVKSLIDEGPFLATKAAASGLVDGLKYEDEFYDGIKKDLKLETMDKVSHRQYYQSLSPRSGGAKVAFVVGEGPILRGSRGAEAFGDAVDIRSATFSRMLRDVAEDATIRGVVLRVNSPGGDAIASDEILREVRNLSKKKPLVVSMADVAASGGYYISMSGDPVLAYPNTYTGSIGVVFSKPDLGGLYEKLGISVETITRGKNADLDSMHKPMSPAARAKLREGIDQTYQTFLARVAEGRKKDKAVIEPLAQGRVWLGSQARANGLVDELGGLDRAFDMLREKAKLGKDERLAIVPYPRRRNILEQFLGGEDGFERAAARMRFARWARESGLNMVLRDSWSAALANPELWTTGAPLTVIPFVLRIQ, from the coding sequence ATGAAGAAGTTCCTCCTCGGCCTGCTCGCGGGATTCGTGATGGCGGGCATGGCCGCTGTCATCACCTTCTTCGCCGCGGTAAAGCTGGGCGACCGGAGGCCGAGCGTTCCTTCGAACAGCGCTCTGGTCCTGAAGTTGGAGGGAGCCATCCCGGAGCAATCGCCCGTAGATATCCCGATTCCGATGTTCCGCTCCCAGACGCCGATGACGATGGTTGAGCTGTGGTCCATGCTGCGGCGGGCCGAAAGCGACTCGCGGATCAAGGCGCTGATTCTCGAACCGTCCGGTGTCGGCGCCGGGTGGGGGCAGATGCAGGAAATCCGCGATGCGCTGTTGCGCGTCCGCAAGGCGGGCAAGCCGATCTACGCCTATCTCCGCTACCCCACCGCGCGCGAATACTACCTCGCCACGGCCGCCGACAAAATCTATCTCACGAGCGAAGACGTGCTCTACCTCAAGGGTCTTCGCGCTGAAGTCGAGTTCTACCGCGAGACGCTCGCCAAGATCGGCGTGAAGATGGAAGTGGAAACCGCCGGCAAGTACAAGGACGCCGCCGATCAGTACTCGCGCGATTCGCTCACGCCGGAGTCCCGCGAAGTGATCAATTCGCTGCTCGACACCCTCTACGCGCACATCACCGGCGTGATCGCCGAGGGCCGCAAGATGCCGGTGCAGCGCGTAAAGTCGCTGATCGACGAAGGGCCGTTCCTCGCCACCAAAGCGGCGGCCAGCGGCCTCGTCGACGGGCTCAAGTACGAAGACGAATTCTACGACGGCATCAAGAAGGATCTGAAGCTCGAGACAATGGACAAGGTTTCGCACCGCCAGTACTACCAGTCGCTCAGCCCGCGTTCCGGCGGCGCCAAGGTTGCCTTCGTCGTCGGCGAAGGGCCGATCCTGCGCGGGTCGCGCGGCGCGGAAGCCTTTGGCGATGCCGTCGACATTCGTTCGGCGACGTTCTCCCGCATGCTCCGCGACGTCGCCGAGGATGCAACCATCCGTGGCGTGGTTCTTCGCGTAAACTCACCCGGCGGCGACGCGATCGCCTCGGACGAAATCCTCCGCGAGGTCCGCAATCTCAGCAAGAAGAAGCCACTCGTGGTTTCGATGGCCGACGTCGCCGCCTCCGGCGGCTACTACATCTCCATGTCGGGCGACCCCGTGCTCGCCTACCCGAACACGTACACCGGATCGATTGGCGTCGTGTTCTCGAAGCCCGACCTTGGAGGCCTCTACGAAAAGCTGGGCATCTCGGTGGAAACCATCACCCGCGGCAAGAACGCTGACCTCGACTCCATGCACAAGCCGATGAGCCCCGCCGCGCGCGCCAAGCTCCGCGAAGGCATCGACCAGACTTACCAGACCTTCCTCGCCCGCGTCGCCGAAGGCCGCAAGAAAGACAAGGCGGTGATCGAGCCGCTGGCGCAGGGACGGGTATGGTTGGGCTCCCAGGCGCGCGCCAACGGGTTGGTGGACGAACTCGGCGGGCTTGACCGCGCGTTCGACATGCTGCGCGAGAAAGCCAAGCTCGGCAAGGACGAGCGGCTCGCCATCGTTCCCTACCCCCGCCGCCGCAATATTCTCGAACAGTTCCTCGGCGGAGAGGATGGCTTCGAGCGCGCCGCCGCCCGCATGCGATTCGCCCGTTGGGCACGCGAGTCCGGCCTGAACATGGTCCTGCGAGACTCCTGGAGCGCCGCCCTCGCGAACCCGGAACTGTGGACGACGGGGGCTCCGCTCACCGTGATTCCGTTCGTACTCCGGATTCAGTAA
- a CDS encoding LysR substrate-binding domain-containing protein, whose translation MNLQELTYFVSVADHLHFGRAASACHVGQPALSAQLRKLEHELGVTLFERTNRRVAITPAGRQLLEHARRVIGEVGQLEAAAAAFEDQLSAPLKLGAIPTIAPYLMPLILGPLGDAHPRLRIELWEDITTNLLDRLRTQKLDAALIATEVDEHGLTALALFNEPFLAALPPGHRLAHDRPVREADLATDLLVLADGHCLAGQARAVCEGRASNPRQADLRASSLETLVNLVAAGYGATLIPQLAAANLTGRGVILRPLAGRSFRTIRLASRATFPRPKALQAVARTIDSNRPRNPAAAG comes from the coding sequence ATGAACTTGCAGGAACTCACCTATTTCGTTTCGGTTGCCGACCACCTCCATTTCGGCCGGGCCGCCTCCGCCTGCCACGTGGGCCAACCCGCCCTTAGCGCCCAACTGCGCAAACTGGAGCACGAACTGGGGGTGACGCTGTTCGAACGCACCAACCGGCGCGTAGCGATCACGCCCGCCGGGCGCCAGTTGCTCGAGCATGCCCGCCGCGTAATCGGCGAGGTCGGCCAGCTCGAAGCCGCCGCCGCGGCGTTCGAGGATCAGCTTTCCGCCCCGCTCAAGCTCGGCGCCATCCCGACCATCGCGCCGTATCTGATGCCTCTCATCCTCGGCCCCCTCGGCGACGCCCACCCACGGCTCCGCATCGAGCTGTGGGAGGATATCACCACCAACCTGTTGGACCGTCTCCGCACCCAGAAGCTCGACGCCGCTCTGATCGCCACCGAAGTGGACGAGCACGGCCTCACCGCCCTGGCCCTTTTCAACGAGCCGTTCCTCGCCGCGCTCCCCCCCGGCCACCGCCTAGCGCATGACCGTCCGGTGCGCGAAGCCGATCTCGCCACGGACCTCCTCGTCCTCGCCGACGGGCACTGCCTCGCCGGCCAGGCCCGCGCCGTTTGCGAGGGGCGCGCATCCAACCCGCGCCAAGCCGACCTCCGCGCGTCGAGCCTTGAAACGCTGGTCAACCTCGTCGCCGCCGGCTATGGCGCCACTCTGATCCCGCAACTGGCCGCCGCGAATCTCACCGGCCGCGGCGTCATCCTGCGTCCGCTCGCCGGCCGGTCTTTCCGCACCATCCGGCTCGCCAGCAGGGCGACGTTCCCGCGTCCCAAGGCCCTCCAGGCGGTCGCTCGGACCATCGACTCGAACCGCCCGCGGAACCCCGCCGCGGCCGGCTAG
- a CDS encoding sulfatase, with protein sequence MQRRTAIQILGASPALAAQTPPKAKRWNILVVVSDTLRTAYLGPYGNRTIRTPSLDRFAAQSMLFDRAHPEALPTIPTRRTLHGGRRVFPFHNYQPQPWDNVYLPGWQSLAPEEDTVAEALGRTGYHCGFFSDVPHYFVPGRNFTRGFHQWDYIRGNAEDRYRSSALLDAASVAARYDSARGAQHAANLGGLSPEEMDFATARTFTAAMRFLDDNRRNEKPFYLYVDTFHPHETWEAPRNYYELYRDPAYRGKTHLTVPYGPVSKTQLTPADVADIKAHYSGLVTMVDTWFGRLMAKLAAAGRAEDTLVIFVSDHGTNFADNLEGAIGKPQSLLYPGTMHIPLMVRHPKGLGAGKRVHNFAYTVDVPATVCAAAGAAPRDGLHGHDLLAALDGRFPTRSHVTCRYGDYVWYRDASNWFFSHVNGSEAHLFDLESSKPFDALIQDRAPERVAVARKRIVEDAGGEVPLWSRATLADPTTKRLK encoded by the coding sequence ATGCAACGCCGGACCGCGATCCAGATTCTCGGCGCTTCGCCCGCCCTCGCCGCGCAGACGCCCCCCAAGGCCAAGCGATGGAACATCCTGGTGGTCGTATCCGACACCCTCCGCACCGCCTACCTCGGCCCCTATGGCAACCGAACCATCCGCACCCCGTCGCTCGACCGGTTCGCCGCCCAGAGCATGCTCTTCGACCGCGCCCACCCGGAGGCCCTCCCCACCATTCCAACGCGCCGCACACTCCACGGGGGCCGCCGGGTTTTCCCGTTCCACAACTACCAGCCCCAGCCCTGGGACAACGTCTATCTGCCTGGCTGGCAATCGCTGGCGCCCGAAGAGGACACAGTGGCCGAAGCGCTCGGACGCACCGGCTACCACTGCGGCTTCTTCTCCGACGTGCCGCACTACTTCGTCCCCGGACGCAACTTCACCCGCGGCTTTCATCAGTGGGACTACATCCGGGGCAACGCGGAGGACCGATATCGCTCCTCCGCCCTGCTCGACGCCGCCTCCGTCGCCGCCCGCTACGACTCCGCCCGCGGCGCTCAGCACGCCGCCAATCTCGGCGGCCTGTCTCCGGAAGAAATGGACTTCGCCACCGCGCGCACGTTCACCGCCGCCATGCGCTTCCTCGACGACAACCGGCGCAATGAGAAGCCGTTCTACCTCTACGTCGACACCTTTCATCCCCACGAGACCTGGGAAGCGCCGCGCAACTACTACGAGCTCTACCGCGACCCCGCGTATCGCGGCAAGACGCATCTTACGGTCCCCTACGGCCCCGTTTCAAAGACGCAGCTCACCCCGGCCGATGTCGCCGATATCAAGGCGCACTACTCGGGCCTCGTCACCATGGTCGACACCTGGTTCGGCCGGCTCATGGCGAAACTCGCCGCGGCAGGGCGCGCCGAAGACACGCTCGTCATTTTCGTCTCTGACCACGGCACCAACTTCGCCGACAACCTCGAAGGAGCGATCGGCAAGCCGCAGTCTCTGCTCTATCCGGGCACGATGCACATCCCCCTGATGGTGCGCCACCCGAAGGGCCTGGGCGCGGGTAAGCGGGTTCACAACTTCGCCTACACGGTGGACGTGCCGGCCACGGTATGCGCCGCCGCCGGCGCCGCCCCGCGCGACGGTCTGCACGGGCACGACCTCCTCGCCGCCCTCGACGGCCGGTTCCCCACGCGCAGCCACGTCACGTGCCGCTACGGCGACTACGTGTGGTACCGCGACGCGAGCAACTGGTTCTTTTCGCACGTCAACGGCAGCGAAGCGCATCTGTTCGACCTCGAATCGTCCAAGCCCTTCGACGCGCTCATCCAGGATCGCGCGCCGGAGCGGGTGGCGGTGGCGCGGAAGAGAATCGTCGAGGATGCGGGCGGCGAGGTGCCGCTTTGGTCCCGCGCTACGCTCGCGGACCCAACCACCAAGCGGCTGAAGTAG